The Halorubrum salinarum genome segment CCCCGGGACCGGCGCGGGCGCGTCAATCGGTTCGGCGACGACGCGGCCGTCCGCCGCCGCGACCGGGACCGACTCCGTCCGGTCGTGGGGCGTGACGGCGTCGAGCAGCGTCGCCCTCGCGTCCGCGACCCGGGTCCGCCGCTTGAACCCGGACTCGCGTCTGTCGTGGCTCATGGGATCACATTCGCGGCCGCGGGCAAAAACCCCGTTCTCCGCGGGCGCGGGCGCCGTCGTCTCCGGCCGCCGACCGCTTCGCGTCGCTCCGTCGCTGTGCCGCTTCGTCGCTCCGCTTCGTCCGTCAGGCGAACCAGGAGAGGAGTCGCCGGGTGCGGTGGGCCGACTGGAGCGCGGCCACCTTCGCGGCGACGGCGCCGTCGACCGCGGTCCGCTTGGTGGCCCGCGCGCCCCGCGCGGCGCCGGTCCGCGCGTAGTAGGCCGACCGGCGCCCGGCCGCGCCGACGTAGTGTTTCGCCGCCATCCGGATCGGCGCGCGCCGTCCCTCGACGGTCGTCGTGCCGCGGCGGATCGCCGCCAGCACGTCGTCGGCGGTGACCTCGCGGACCGATCCGGCGCCCTCGATCGTCAGGTCGGTGTACGCCCGGCCGACGTACTGGAGGTGGTGCGCGTCACTCGCGGCCACGCCGGGGTAGCCGTGTTCCGCCGCGAACCGCCGCGCGCGGCGGTTCCGGTACCCGGTGAACAGCCACGCGTTGAACACCTCGATGGCGTCGACCTCGGTGGCCGTCGCCGGTTCGGGGGTCGCCCCGCCGTTCGGCGTCGGTTCGGGCGCCGCCGATTCGACCGCCTCGCCCTCAGCCTCATTGGCCGGGCCAGGGGTCGCCGTCGCCTCGTCGGCCGGGCCGGGGGTCGGGATGTTGCGCTGGCGGACGCCGTGGCGCGAGCGCTGGAACGGATGGGGAACGATCGCGACGCCGCCGCGATCGCGGACCCAGCGGACCGTCTCGGCGTAGGGGCGCCCGCGGGGCGGCATCCGGTCGACGCCGACCGCGAGCAGGTGGCCGTGCGCGGTCGACACCTCCACGCCGGGGATCCCGATCAGCCCGTACTCGTGGGCGATCTCGGCCGCGCGCTTCGACTCCCGGATCACGTCGTGGTCGGTGATGACGACCGCGTCGAGGCCGATCTCTGCCGCGTGTTCCAAGATTAGCTCGACGGGCTCGTGGCCGTCGTAGCTCCCCTCCGAGTGGACGTGCGGGTCGATGCTGACGGTGACGCTGGACACGCCCGGACTACGCGGCGGGAAGTATATAAATGGGCCAGCGACGGCGCCCGGGCGGGCTCAGCCGAACAGCCCCTTGATCTTGTCGACGACCGATTCGTCCTCGGCGGCCTCCTCGGCATCCTTCCGCTGCTGTTCGCGCAGCTCGCGGAGCTTCGCGGCCTGGTCGTCGGTCCCCTGGCCGCTGTCGGTCTTCACGTCGCCGCCCTGGAGCCCCTTCAGCTCCGAGACCGCGTCGTTGACCGCGCCGGAGGTCGTCCGCGTCTCGGTCGCGGAGCCCGCCAGCTTCTCGGCGTCGACGTCCGCGTCGTCGACCGCGCTGGTGTTCAGTTCGAGCCGGCGCGTCTCGGAGCGCTCGACGCCGCCCCACGTCAGCTCCGCGTCTTCCAGCTCGCGCTCGATGTCGGCGCGGACCGACTCCTCGGTGACGGCCTCGCCGTCGCCGCCGGCCGCGTCCGACCCCGACCCGCCGCCCGCGTCCGCGGCGCCGCTCCCGGCCTCGGACGCGCCGCTCCCGACCGCGCCGCCCGCGGCGCGCTCGACGCGGTGGGCGACCAAGGCGCCGCCCGTCGCGCCGATGACCGCGACCAGCCCGAGGGTGTAGCCCGCGACGATCTGCGCGCTGTAGTCGGGGTTGGCGACGACGTTCCAATTGCGCGGGTACGCCCAGGTGAACGCGGCGGTGCCGACGAGGGTGATCGCGACGCCGACGCCCGCGAGGTACAGCATTCGGCGGTCGACCGGGAGGAGGACGACGATGCCGAACAGCAGGGCGGGGAGCCCGGCCGCGGCGGCGACGGCCGCGACCTCGCGGACCGCGTACGTCGAGAGCGCGGTCGGGTCGAGCGTCGCGCTGTAGAGGAACACGACGACCCCGATCACCCCGAGGGCGATTCCGGCGGAGAACAGCCCGAACCCCGCGTACACGTCGATCGTCCGGTCCGGGTCGCCGACGTATCGGCGGTAGTACTCGATGAGGACGTTCTCTGCGTCCGCTTCGCTCATACGCGAACGTTTCCGCCGAGTGTAATGACTGTTACCCCGGCGGTCCCGACCGCGCGGCGGCG includes the following:
- a CDS encoding CehA/McbA family metallohydrolase, translating into MSSVTVSIDPHVHSEGSYDGHEPVELILEHAAEIGLDAVVITDHDVIRESKRAAEIAHEYGLIGIPGVEVSTAHGHLLAVGVDRMPPRGRPYAETVRWVRDRGGVAIVPHPFQRSRHGVRQRNIPTPGPADEATATPGPANEAEGEAVESAAPEPTPNGGATPEPATATEVDAIEVFNAWLFTGYRNRRARRFAAEHGYPGVAASDAHHLQYVGRAYTDLTIEGAGSVREVTADDVLAAIRRGTTTVEGRRAPIRMAAKHYVGAAGRRSAYYARTGAARGARATKRTAVDGAVAAKVAALQSAHRTRRLLSWFA
- a CDS encoding DUF7139 domain-containing protein; amino-acid sequence: MSEADAENVLIEYYRRYVGDPDRTIDVYAGFGLFSAGIALGVIGVVVFLYSATLDPTALSTYAVREVAAVAAAAGLPALLFGIVVLLPVDRRMLYLAGVGVAITLVGTAAFTWAYPRNWNVVANPDYSAQIVAGYTLGLVAVIGATGGALVAHRVERAAGGAVGSGASEAGSGAADAGGGSGSDAAGGDGEAVTEESVRADIERELEDAELTWGGVERSETRRLELNTSAVDDADVDAEKLAGSATETRTTSGAVNDAVSELKGLQGGDVKTDSGQGTDDQAAKLRELREQQRKDAEEAAEDESVVDKIKGLFG